A region from the Lytechinus variegatus isolate NC3 chromosome 6, Lvar_3.0, whole genome shotgun sequence genome encodes:
- the LOC121417804 gene encoding uncharacterized protein LOC121417804, with product MHRLLILTAFVLLLFIFASAKAGSLDDNDECPPVVRFGKELKQTHTYRRDTKRSYGKPGTESSHEVKKKSCEISDKDWDPCTGTVAKESCGLHGVCTNGTLSGYDCLCECDHQGTHCSSIILDLPRLGSPLGMTDGRISAAQIRLLSQKRCIEVANPGLVCEDIMRFHTRMKYYISSFARSNIFAEVDLKCPHRITAIDSILVKGKLPHFRLSFSDVTGEQFYDAMDACTNKTKV from the exons ATGCATCGACTCTTAATATTGACCGCCTTTGTTTTGTTGCTGTTCATATTTGCTTCAGCTAAAGCTG GCAGTTTAGATGACAATGACGAGTGTCCTCCAGTCGTTCGATTTGGGAAGGAACTGAAGCAAACGCATACTTATCGCAGAGATACCAAACGCTCTTACGGAAAGCCTGGCACTGAGTCTAGCCATGAAGTGAAAAAGAAGTCTTGTGAGATATCTG ATAAGGATTGGGATCCCTGCACTGGTACTGTGGCCAAGGAGAGCTGTGGATTGCATGGGGTCTGCACGAATGGGACGCTCAGCGGTTATGATTGCCTGTGCGAATGTGATCACCAAGGTACACACTGTTCTTCAATAA tACTGGATCTACCAAGGCTAGGATCTCCACTGGGGATGACTGATGGCCGGATAAGTGCTGCTCAAATACGGCTGTTGTCTCAGAAAAGGTGCATCGAGGTTGCTAACCCTGGCCTTGTGTGTGAAGATATCATGCGTTTCCATACCAGGATGAAGTATTACATTTCCAGTTTCGCGCGAAGCAACATCTTCGCGGAGGTTGATTTGAAATGCCCGCATAGAATCACGGCGATTGATTCCATATTGGTCAAGGGGAAACTGCCGCATTTCCGTTTGTCCTTTAGTGACGTCACTGGGGAACAATTCTATGACGCTATGGACGCATGTACCAATAAAACTAAGGTATAA